From bacterium:
CTGCGCAAGGACACCGGCGTGACCGACGCGGCGAAGCCGTTCCGGCAGATCACGCTCGGCGAGTACCTCAAGACGCTCGGCGAGAGGCGCCGCGGCAAGGGGCAGGTCGCCGTGCTCTACGCCGAAGGGGACATCGTGGACGGCGGCTCGCGCACCAACGTCGGCGGCGACTACTTCGCCCGCCTGCTGCGCCGCGCCCGCCAGGACAAGGACGTGAAGGCGGTCGTGCTCCGCGTCAACAGCCCCGGCGGCAGCGCCTCGGCCTCCGAAGTCATCCAGCGCGAGGTGCGGCTCCTCAAGCGCGAGAAGCCGGTGATCGTGTCGATGGGCACGGTCGCGGCCTCGGGCGGCTACTGGATCTCGACCTACGGCGACAAGATCTTCGCCGAGCCGACGACGCTCACCGGCTCGATCGGCGTCTTCGGGATGCTGCCGAACTTCGAGAAGCTGATGAACAACGTCGGCGTGGGCAGCGACGTGGTGAAGACCGGCAAGTACGCCGACCTCGGCACGGTCTACCGCGCGAAGACGCCGGAGGAGCTGGCGCTGATCCAGGGCGAAGTCGACTGGATCTACAGCGAGTTCATCTCCAAGGTCGTCGAAGGGCGCAAGCTCCCGCGGGCCAAGGTGGAGGAGATCGCGCAGGGGCGCGTCTGGTCCGGCGTCGAGGCCAAGGCTCTCGGCCTCGTGGACGAGATGGGCGGCCTCGAGGACGCGATCCGCTGCGCGGCGCAGTCGGCCAAGCTCGGCGACAACTACTCGCTGGCGATCTACCAAGTGAAGAAGAACCCGATGGAGCAGATCATCACCGCCCTCGGCGAGGACGGCGAGGACCAGACCGCCGACGACGTCTCGATCGCCGCTCCGGCGCGCGAGCTGCTCGATCAGGCGCGGCGCTTCTCGGCGCTCAACGATCCGCGCGGCGTCTACGCGCGGATGCCCTACGACCTGAACATCCACTGACCTCTTCGGCCGCGAGGCCGCCTTTCGGCCCCCGCTCCGGCTCGTCCGGGCGGGGGCCTTTCGTTTCCCGGCGCTGTCGGGCCGGTCCCGTCGTCGTACATGGAGGACGTTCCCGGCGCGGTCCCCGCCGCGCCGGCCCGTCGTCCGCGGAGACCCCCATGACCGACCGGCCGTTCGACCCTCCCTTGTCGCGCTGGTGGCGCCGATCGGTCGTCCTCGTGATGGCCGTCGGCTTCTCGCTCCTCGCGCTCGTCGCCTTCGAAACCTACCGCGGCGCGCCGCCGATCCCCGGCAAGGTCGTGGACCGCGCCGGCGAGACGCTCTTCGCGCGCGC
This genomic window contains:
- the sppA gene encoding signal peptide peptidase SppA, whose amino-acid sequence is MKDFVKMFFAALLALAVVVGGVVAAMFFFVAVVVGGKETPKVAPGSYLVLDLSAPIIDKPSDRSPRDVLQDAAFGGPGHGINLWTVTEAIRRAGDDKRVKGIYLTGTIVRSGWSSGWGALKEIRDNLAAFRAKGKRIVVYSQAYTEESYYLASVADEVVVNPFGGLEFNGFASQPLFYAKAFEKFGVGVQVTRVGKYKSAVEPFILDKMSDANREQIQKLLGDMWDEYLKAVSAARRVPVDQLQRIADTKGMLRGVEMVDAKLADKTAYFDDVLDELRKDTGVTDAAKPFRQITLGEYLKTLGERRRGKGQVAVLYAEGDIVDGGSRTNVGGDYFARLLRRARQDKDVKAVVLRVNSPGGSASASEVIQREVRLLKREKPVIVSMGTVAASGGYWISTYGDKIFAEPTTLTGSIGVFGMLPNFEKLMNNVGVGSDVVKTGKYADLGTVYRAKTPEELALIQGEVDWIYSEFISKVVEGRKLPRAKVEEIAQGRVWSGVEAKALGLVDEMGGLEDAIRCAAQSAKLGDNYSLAIYQVKKNPMEQIITALGEDGEDQTADDVSIAAPARELLDQARRFSALNDPRGVYARMPYDLNIH